CCCCTACATCAATCTTCTTGTGTCTTCACCCCTCCATCAATCTTCTTGTGTCTCTTCACCCCTCCATCAATCTTCTTGTGTCTCTTCACCCCTCCATCAATCTTCTTGTGTCTCTTCACCCCTCCATCAATCTTCTTGTGTCTCTTCACCCCTCCATCAATCTTCTTGTGTCTGTTCACCCTCCATCAATCTTCTTGTGTCTCTTCACCCCTCCATCAATCTTCTTGTGTCTGTTCACCCCTCCATCAATCTTCTTGTGTCTGTTCACCCCTCCATCAATCTTCTTGTGTCTGTTCACCCCTCCATCAATCTTCTTGTGTCTGTTCACCCCTACATCAATCTTCTTGTGTCTGTTCACCCCTACATCAATCTTCCTGTGTCTGTTCACCCCTACATCCATCTTCCTGTGTCTGTTCACCCCTACATCCATCTTCCTGTGTCTGTTCACCCCTACATCCATCTTCCTGTGTCTGTTCACCCCTACATCCATCTTCCTGTGTCTGTTCACCCCTACATCCATCTTCCTGTGTCTGTTCACCCCTACATCCATCTTCCTGTGTCTGTTCACCCCTACATCGATCTTCCTGTGTCTGTTCACCCCTACATCGATCTTCCTGTGTCTGTTCACCCCTACATCGATCTTCCTGTGTCTGTTCACCCCTACATCAATCTTCCTGTGTCTGTTCACCCCTACATCAATCTTCCTGTGTCTGTTCACCCCTACATCGATCTTCTTGTGTCTGTTCACCCCTACATCAATCTTCTTGTGTCTGTTCACCCCTACATCAATCTTCTTGTGTCTgtgcttcatatttttcttaacttgGCTACGCGTTCCTGTGTGGCTGCTAACGCTTAACTACCTCGCTGTGTCTAGTCATTCGTTAGTCACTTTACTAGTCAGATGCTTCCTCCGTCAGGCTAGTCAGTGTTAGGGGTGTCTTGCAGTATGGCAGGTCCTTCGTCAGGGGAACAAGTCCGTGGAGGAAATCTTGGTTTTATCAATTTGGTGAAAataattgtttcttttctaaAGTTGTGTAGAATGTTTTGAGTTTTGTCAGTTATGTAGAATGTGTTTTAAGTTGTCAAATTTAAGTTGTCTAAATTTTTGTTTCGTGAGATAGAAACTGTAAAACCTGTAAAAAATTTGGATTGTGTAAAATTTGGTATTTAAAGTTCAACCTTGAGCAAATTTTAGACAATTTTTCGACACCAAAAATTCACCTTCGGCAAATAAAAACTGTAAAACCTGAAGAAAATTGTATTAAAATTCGATAGATTTTTAGAATTCAACCTTGTGAAAATTTTAGTTtaggctttttttttgtattaatgaatttttttcgttttgtctaAAATTGATGGTCTAATTTTGGGAAACCTGAACTTGTTTGCTTTGTTGAAGCATTGGACTCTGAATCTAGTAAATGCTTGTGTCAAAACCAGTTAAAGGCTTGTTACATCTAGTTAATGCTTATGTTCATCTTATGCTAAAAATTCTTAACTTGTTCACCTCTGCAGGACTTGCCTTGTGAAACCTTTAGTCTGTTTGTCCTCGTTTAACCCTTTCGTGACAAGTTTCCTTCTTCACAAACCTATTTTTAGCCTTAGTGTTTTAGATCCATAATACAAAACCAATGTAGTTAACTCTTCCTGTCTTGGGATGTCATACTACATTATCAAAAAAactgtaaaataagaaaaacgttAAATGTAGGAGTACTAAATTTCACGACCATTCAAAATCAAATTGTATGTATTGATCAAAACTGTCTTGGGTCTTAGTCATCTTGTGCTACACTCGGGAGGGAAGGTGACTCAAACCACACTTAATTAAGATTGGCATTGTTTCATTATACCATGTTCTTTTCGGATATTTTGTATGTTTCGGCTTGGATGATGTACCAAAAAACAAACCCTACATttaattacaaaaaataaacgTGACCTACACCAATACTTGAATTTTGTGTACCCTTCAAAGCCACTAGGATGTACCAAAACACAAACCCTACatttaattacaaaaaaataaacgtgACATAAACCAATACCTGCATTTTCTGAGTACCCTTAAAAGCCACTAGTGTTCATGCCACTCCTCGCACTGTAATACACGCGGAACTTCACACCGAACTCCTTTCTTGTTCGACAGGTCATTAACTTCACTCTGGGCACCAAGATGTATACAGGAGTGACTTGACATAGACTCCTCGCATTGTACGCACGAGTGACCCGACATGCACGCCTCATGTCCTACTCGACAGGTCATTTAGTCTCGATTTCGTCTCGCTTTGTATGTCTCCACAGAACCATTGAAATAAGACCATTTTTTGTTGTGCTAGTGTTGTCTTCAAGTGTTGAAAGTCAGATCAAATACGTATGAGGAAGGAtacgagaaaagaatgaagaatgaggaaattaagaaggaaatgaagcttTTTGTTGTTAGTGTATTTAATTGTTATAAGTCAAACAAGAGATCAAACACCTATGAGGAAGAATatgggaaaagaatgaagaacgaATAACTTAAGGAAATGagctttttattgtgttttggtgttgtatTTAATTACTAAGTTGTGTACGATCGTGTGATATTCTAAACAATACcaattaagtaaagtttataaaggttaactccttcagtactgggacacttttttaccttgatatttatgcaagtttagaccattttattgacattaggaaggctctatggaggtcagaagattaatggccacagtcttcactattctgaagctgtatagaaccaccaaatagtaagcagaatgaatatggaaacgcgtcatggtacaatACTCAAGGGGTAAAGTGTATTAAGAAAAACAACTGATTTACAtacggacagacggacatatGATTAGTAATGTATCTAAGTGTATGGAAGAAGACTCACAAATGGTCATAGTATTTGTGtatctattaaaaaaaagaaaaaaaaaaaggatattatTGGTGTTAAGTCATGGTATTCAAGGTATTAACACGTTCCCTTCACCACACAACTGCCTCTCATAGACAACTTATATATGGATCCAGTATAACATTGTAACAGTGAAGCGTGACAAACTGCTCGGTGGCTGCCCTTGCTTTGGTACATACAGGCGACTCGGTGTGTGTCTCAGCCCCGCCTGGTGTACGGGGCCATTCTGCGAGACACGACCGggttttcattttgtatttaatctatttatctttttatttctatcacttTAGCGCAGGTATTAtgtcattttattattctttattcattttattttagctTTCTTTGATATTGACTATGTGTTTAATATGTATAcagttatttatttccttaatggtgagtttttattgtttttttattaatttatctatttatttattagataTTAACATTATGTACACACTCATACCCTtcatacacgcttcattcacacagggatcctactcctatctcaaaactactgtcctttgtcagggcatggggagggagggataactcaCAAACGACCACGCTGCACCTCCACTGTGTTCAAAAAGGCACtatgtagttgaagtgacacgggtttcttcttcttcttgtggaacggtctcagtggtcatgtagtcaggggtgagtcaatagggagctttaaagaaggttagataagctcatggatggggaagatagatggaattaggtagattaaacacacagggactgcctcgtataggtctggtggtttcttgcagcttccctctttttcttatgttcttcgtCTGATTATTCCGTCTTTATCTGGGGTCGCTGTTTTTGATGAGtcgcctccacctcccttcGTCACCAATCATGTTGTTTTGcagtcctttctctttcatgtcttGTATAcagtctttccttctcatcttgggtcttcctctcctcctccttccttgcacTTCCATATCCAGGACTCTATTAGGGGtttataagggtgtttttatggttacagtgacagattaacgagattttaTAAGATAaccaggagaaacagtcttgggaACCCGGCTAATTATCTccggtctttgaaaatagtcgtggtgagtagctaagtgtttcagaataggagtcatctctctctctctctctctctctctctctctctctctctctctctctctctctctctctctctctctaagtaaacaTCACCACAAGcattacaaacaaaaaaatattaacaacacaacaaccaAATGACTCTCAACTGGAATGAAGACAATTGATACTGACTCAAATacccgtctgtgtgtgtgtgtgtgtgtgtgtgtgtgtgtgtgtgtgtgtgtgtgtgagttggtgAGGAGGGTGGCTGGCGCGAATTCCTTCACTCTGGGTCTGcctggtggaggagaaggtgcaCCATTATTAGGAGTCTgcaagtgtgtgtttttacctACAAGAAGGTATGCAGTGCGGGAGGAGTATtgagtgtggtgttgtgtttaaTGTTCCGTATTCGTTTTACCTGTTAAGTGTGTGTTGGGACGTGTTTACGTGTCTTACTGTGTGTAGGGGCGTGTTTAAGTGTCTTACTCGTGTGTAGGGGCGTGTTTGAGTGTCTTACTCGTGTGTAGGGGCGTGTTTGAGTGTCTTACTCGTGTGTAGGGGCGTTTTGAGTGTCTTACTCGTGTGTAGGGGCGTGTTTGAGTGTCTTACTCGTGTGTAGGGGCGTGTTTGAGTGTCTTACTCGTGTGTAGGggcgtgtttgagtgttttactTGTGTGTAGCGTATTAAGTGTGTAGGAACCTATTACGTGTAGGAAATTAGTCTAGTGTTTCTGTAATGTTTTTGTGACCTTGGGTTCTCTACGTTGGGGATCTGGAAAGGATTTATGTTTTCGTTTGTGGGAAGTAATGTAAAGTGACTTAAGCGCGTTGGTAGTCATGTGTGGGCGTTAATTTGACTGGTTCCTTTTTTCCTAGTGAGTGTAGTCAGTTTTGTGAGTTGTGATAGTTCTTACTATTTTCTTGCTAATACGTTCAGTTGTTTGAGAGTAATTTCGTATGTTAGTCACTACGGGAATCTGTTACACACACTGTCGGTTGGCGTGAGGTTACTACTTAAACATAAATGCGATCGTGCCGGTTGTGCGAGTTTGTGTCAAAAGGTAAAACTGGAAGGCGAGATTAGTGCAGGGTTAGAGCTTtatgggaaggaaatgagggggAGGGGACCTTCAAGTATTAAATGTAACTCTAATGCGGATGGTTTAAGGCAGCTTCGTGTTACAGCGGGAATTGATACCTCGAGCGTTTGAAGGGGGAGCTCCAAGTACTAAACGGGAATTCCAATACAAATGGCGTTACGACGGGAATTATATAGTGTAAAGTGAGATGCGCTATTCCATGTGTAGAGAGCTCGTAAAAGCATTGTGTGGTTTGAAGGGTTTGTAGGGACCATCGTAGACTTGGGTGTGTATATCTAAAACAAATGTGTAGAGTGGGTGGTAAGGAAAGGCCGTGAACTTAGGGGTGTGTATCTAGACAAATTCATAGTGCGTGGTAAGGGACTTTGGGTGTATCAAGACTAATAGTGCGTGGTAAGAGACTCGGATGTGTATAAAGACTAATAGTGCGTGGTAAGGGACTTGTGTGTAGCTAGACTGTGTAGCGTGGGTGGTAGGGGACATTCTATAACGTTTCGGCTGCTCCATTGCTTAAACTTCCTACCACCCACGCTAAGAACATAAGGATGCTACAATAGAGCCTTCGAAAATTCACGCTGCTCTTAGTAATCGGGTGGGGGAACTTGAACGACTGTGTTCGTTAATCCTACTGTTCTTCGTAGTCAGGTGACAACTTGCGTATTAACTAATGCAGGTGTTCGTTACCCGTGTTCGTGTGAATGTATTACGAATAGACTGTTTACTGCGATAGGAATGAGATAACGTTAGTCAGAACAGGTCTTTAACACTGGTCTCTCCTCAGGCACCATGGACATCAAGCTGCCGGCGACCATCACCATGCTGGACTCTAATCTCACTAACTCTGAACCGAACCGAGACCCAACGCGGGAGGTGGGCAACATGGAGACCCTGATCCTCACCATCTGCCTGGCCACCATCTGTCGCGCCCTGTTCCTCTGCTGCACCGGTTTTATCGGTAAGGTGAAGGCCACTGCAGGCTCGCGAGGGCGTAACTGTCGCTTCGGGTACTTGTGTTGGGGTACTATTGACATACAGAGATACTAATGATAGGGTTTTCGATATGTTTTCGATATATCTAAGAGgtgcggtttttttttctttttttggtggGGTGTGGTGGGTACTATTGACATACTATTGACGTGCTATTGACATACTATTGATGGGGTACTTTATATCTAAGAGGTGCTTTGGGGGTACTATTGACATGCTATTGAGATGCTAATGATGGGTGCTTTTGATGTTTCTACAACGAGGTGTTTTTGATGTGTTTACCATGAGAAGTATTCTTTACCAGATCCAATGTGTTCTATTGAATTACATAGACTTCACCAGCTACCTGTAACTCTTCTAACACTGCCACTATCCTACAGCTCACTGGCTACTTGACCAAAGGAACAGGCTACGTAACCGGAACAGGGATGCGGCTAGGCCTGTGATTCCCCCTCCACCCCCGCCGCCTCCCGCGCCCCTCGTGACCAACAACTCGCTGCCCGCCAGGTTCAGGCCAGGCAAGATGTGAGTCTCACGAAGGATGACGCAGGGAAAACGAACCCGATGGTAACGACTCTCGACCTGCCATGGACTCCCCCAAACTCATGGATACTCAACGGCACGACACGAGACCCACCTTCACCACGGCTGGGTGTATCGTGACGCAACACGGACCTTGACATCGGACCTTGACATCGGACCTCCATCTCGACTGACACAAGACTTGCTTCCATGTCGACTGACACAAGACTTGCTTCCATGACAAGTATACGACATTAAGGTCAGTGAGGGCCAGCCACTGTCACACCGGAGCCTCTGCCCCCGCGGCACTGTGGGGGGGACGTGACGGCGCCGTGGCACCTCGAAATAAACAAAGCTACAAAAAATCCAGATAATCAATTAGTTTTAAGGACTCTAGGCGCTTAGTGGAGTGTCCTGAGGTTTTTATGGctggttttgtttgttttaattgaACAGCTAACCGttgtgagaggagaagagaggagagactgcGGCGCGTTTTGTGTGtaaggtttttattttttatcgtgCCATGGTAAAGTTAAGGGACTGAAAAGGGTCGCTGATCACTAGCGTGCCTTTTCGCTGCAGATACTCAGGGTTCAGTTACGTAAGGAGAGTTTGGACCTGGCGACTAATGAACTTAGGACATTCCTGCGATTAAGAAGTTTGGGGTGGTTCTGTGTGGAGCGAAAGTTTCTGGTCTAGGTCTTGTTATTTACGATTTTTGAGCTTTATAGTACTGGTGATCGTTGTGATCTAGACTGTCCTCGCCGTTTCAGTGTTCATTAGGATGGTTTAAAGTGTCTAATAGTGCATATTCTTGAGTGAGATTCGGTACTAAGGTATTGTAAGTGCTAAAATGGTCTCCAGTGTATTTAGTAGTACGTAGTCGGTGTATTTCCAGTGTAtttccagttttatttacaATTTTACTCTAAGACGCTGGATTAAATTCCTAGTATCTCACAGGCCAGGTGTATTTCAAGTTTTCCGAATTTACTCTAGGACACTTGATTAAATTCCTAGTATCACAGGTATTGAGATGGTTTACAATGCTACTGCTGCATTTCGGCTTAAACTTCCAGATATCTTGTTCCTCGTCATTGCACAATGCAGTGTTAAATCGTTCCTCTCCACCTATAATGACTTGAAGGAATGTCTCGAGCTTGAAAGTTGCCAGACAAGCTTAATGTAGTATCTTACTAACACTCGTTACTTTCTCAGTGGCGTTATCTGTCAGGGGCGTTAGTCAATCCTCCCAGGAAGGTACGTACAATAACGCCCACTGACGGTCACCTTACTGGGTTACATACAGCATGCCGCTTGCGCCTAGTGTTAAGGTAGCTGTTTCTACTGTAGGTGTACATACTGTTCTAATCGCCGTACTGTGAAAAAGATTGTTCTGTAGGTGTACATACTGTTCTAATCGCCGTACTGTGAAAAAAGATTGTCACGTGCATTCTAAACACTATGAAGTATTATTTTACAATTTTACTTCAGTGTTTGTCGCGCCACTACTACGATCACGGCATTAATACGATCTTTTTCACGAGTAGAGCATTGTCAGGCTTTTAAGATGTACCTAGCCTTGTTTCCTGGCCACGCCCTACAATGAATATGGCTGCTACTGTAATGTGTACAGTAATTTCCAAGTGTACAGTGATATTACATAGACTTAAGTACAGCTTCTTCACCACTATCTGTATCTTGTTCAATATAACTTCCTGCTAAGCCACACACTACCATATCACGGAGTTCCAGGGTGAGCGGCGCGGTAAGGAGCCATGCACTCGCTCTGGCCTCCTGTGTCAATGCAACTCGACAGAACCTTGTGCGCTACGATATATAGTGTACCTTCATCACTCAGCCAGCCCTCAATAGTGCTCAACTGTGTTATGTTTTTGTTGTAAGCAAGGGGTATTGGATCTCGGTCAGCGGTGTTTGCAGGACTTACACACTCGCTGGGGTTCAACTTGTATCAAAAGTTCCAAAAATAGTACAAAAAAATCCAAATACAATAAACCACTACTATGTATTGAACTGTATATTTATCCTTTCATTACtgaactgtatatatatttatccttttattaCTTCTCCTACTATCCTTGATCATCTTAACTGCCAACCAGTCCACGAACTACTAATCCACGAATTATCTTTCCTAACCACCAACCAATCCACCAACCGCATGAGTACTATTGTAAGACTATCATAGCAATGAACATCTATTCAACATCATTTATATAATTCTTCAAAATGGTACATTCACAAGATCCTCCAATGACACTATCCAATGACACTCGATAACAGATTCAACATCTTAACCTTTTTATACTACGACCAGACCATTATCATACTGTATTCATTCGACGCGCTACTAAACGGTAAGACTTGTGGCAAGACACCAATACTTATTTAACGTTCTTACTATTTTTCAATATACACTAAGTTCTCTAACGACACCAGGCACCCTAATCTTTTTAAACTACCATACCATTAGCATACTGTTTATATtcaaccacaatcaccactagtCTTCTTGATTCACTACTCGTCCTCTCGCAGCCACCCTAGACCAACAGGCTCAAATTTGTCATTACTCGAGAGCTCTCAGCCATCCACGACCAACAGGCTCAAATTTGTCATTACTCAAGCTCTCTCAGCCATCCACGACCAACAAGTTCAAATTTGAATCTTTACTCTCACAGTAACCTTATGGGTCAGCACCTTTTGGTTTATAGGCACTTCCTTTACGGGGAGACTGTGCGATGGGTCAAACCAAACACCGATCACCAGTAACAATTCATGACTAATTCTCGAAAAACATAACAATCCTCATGAAAGATTCCTCGAGATAGATGTAGCTAATAATAAAACTCCTAAATGTACTCAAATCAAGAGGTAAATATTAATCACCAGTAACTTAGCAATTAGACCACCAATTCCAGAAAAAAATGAGTTCTCTAAGTATGTACGCAATAACAAACCCTTACAGAAATGTATATAAATCAGTGGAAATGAAGTGTGATTGAAAAGAAGcgtaattaatcccttcagtaccgggacatttttaccttgagatatttgtgtgattacgccattttatttacattgtgaaggtcagaagattaaaggcctgagtcttcactatttcaatccccacacaacTTTCTGAGCATTATAAaatcaagtagtaagcagaatgaatatggaaacgcgtcatggtactgaatgggttaaatagACCTTAAGTGAGATGCAAATGTACCTGAAACACGGTGAACTCAACACAAAAGTAGgccaaggaaggagggaaggaatatcACACACTGTAACACAAATACAGGCTTACTAATGAATATCCAGATTTCCTGAAGGGTGACTTGACTAAAGAGCGCCAATGTGAGGTGTAAGTGTAGCTGAAACGGCGAATCCAACACCAAATAAgtcgaggaagggaaggaacgcCACACAGCTGATAATACAAATACAAGTTTACTACAAGGTATCCGAAATCTATGAGCGTCAAATTGAAGACTAAATAACGCCAAAGTGAAGTGTAAGTGTAGCGGAAACACGGCGAATCCAACCCCAAATGTCAAGGAAGGAGAATACCACAATGCTGATAACACATATACAAGTTCACTACAAAACATCCGGAATCCGTGAGCGCTGATGTGAAGACTCTTAACAACGCCAAAGTGAAGTGTAAGTGTAGCGGAAAAGATTAACCCAACTCAAGTAtgtcaaggaaggagggaataccACACTGCCGACAATAACATAAAATACAACTTTACTAATGAATATccagactactactacaaggactactactactactactactattactattctaccactattactactactactgtttctattactactactactactactactactactactactactactactactactactactattactactactactactactactactactactactactactactactactactatactaccactattactactactacttctgtttatattattactactgctactattactactactactattactactactactactactactactactactaccacttctgtttatattactactattactactactaccaccaccaccaccaccaccactactactactaccactacaggtGTGTGCGAAACAAGAACCTATACCACATAAGACCCAGCCACTTGAACACGCCTCACCGCCTCAACAAGACAATTAGAACGTGAAATAATTGTCAGGGTTTCTATTTCTATCATtggaaaaacaatatataaattaattagGAGGTGTTATTGTACAGATTCCAATTTAGCAAACAATAATACCTAATAATTTGACTGTGATGTCTGAAGATGCCGAGGGAGTGTTAATTAATGAGTGCTGGGTGATTGTgacaacggtggtggtggtggtggtggtggtggttatggcagTACGAACAGTCACTTACAAGATAAATACAGTAAGGAGACAACAAACGTGGAGATAATCGTGGAAAATACCTTCAGAATacagcgcgcacacacacacacacacacacacacacacacacacacacacacacacacacacactgataataaATATGCCTCAATTAACTGCTTATCTGTTTATGAAGTTAGCACCGTACCGTAGAAAGTTCACACGTagcaacacacacgcactcacaacAACACACTCAAGGACGCCGCGAAACGTGACATCCATTCAGACAAACTCCATCTAAAAATCACGGTTATAGGAACATCAGAaggcaagggaaaggaaatcGCACCAAGCCGTCAggtccttcactccttcagtacgtaccaggacgcgttttcatattcattcagcttccTATTTggcagggccgtttctagctttgtgggggccctaggcaagatgCTGTCTGAGGGGCCCTAGACAGGTAGCTTGGGTGGCTTGGGAAATTTAAATTTTCCAAGCTACCCTCGGGGCCCCTTGGTGGCTTAGGGGCCCTAGGCAATCGCCTAGTCCGCctatagctagaaacggccctgctatttgttgattttatacagcttcggaaacttatgtggggattatcatagtaaagactggccattaatcttttgatctcttTAAACCCttcataatgcaaataaaattgtctaatcacaccctaaagtcaagataaaaatgtgtctcagtactgatggTGTTAAGTCCAGCCAGGTCCGTCAGTGCAATAAGCTACAGCGGTAAGCAGAACATGAGACACAAGCAAACGCCTAACCATGCACGCTGTTCTGGTCACGCTCGTTCCAGGTAAAGTTTTTCGCTCGTCACGTCGTAACAAGTTGTTGGCGAGCTACTTGACCGACCAGCTCGAGCCGCCGTCCCGCGACGCTTCCAGGGGTCGAGGCGTGAGTCGCGGCTGTCCTGGCTGATCCGGTGAGCGGCCAGCAGACGGCAGAGATGCAGTGGGTGGCCGCGGTGAAGAGAGAGGTGTGGCACTGGTACAGGCCCCGACAATCCTAC
The Portunus trituberculatus isolate SZX2019 chromosome 23, ASM1759143v1, whole genome shotgun sequence genome window above contains:
- the LOC123507794 gene encoding uncharacterized protein LOC123507794, with the protein product MDIKLPATITMLDSNLTNSEPNRDPTREVGNMETLILTICLATICRALFLCCTGFIAHWLLDQRNRLRNRNRDAARPVIPPPPPPPPAPLVTNNSLPARFRPGKM
- the LOC123507717 gene encoding zinc finger protein 721-like, with protein sequence MKHRHKKIDVGVNRHKKIDVGVNRHKKIDVGVNRHRKIDVGVNRHRKIDVGVNRHRKIDVGVNRHRKIDVGVNRHRKIDVGVNRHRKMDVGVNRHRKMDVGVNRHRKMDVGVNRHRKMDVGVNRHRKMDVGVNRHRKMDVGVNRHRKIDVGVNRHKKIDVGVNRHKKIDGGVNRHKKIDGGVNRHKKIDGGVNRHKKIDGGVKRHKKIDGGHKKIDVGVNRHKKIDVGVNRHKKIDVGVNRHKKIDVGVNRHKKIDVGVNRHRRLMVNRHKKIDVGVNRHKKIDVGVNRHKKIDVGVNRHKKIDVGVNRHKKIDVGVNRHKKIDVGVNRHKKIDVGVNRHRKIDVGVN